The Bacillus sp. NEB1478 genome contains the following window.
ATAGCAGCTGCTTTTTGACTTTGTGTATAAGCATAATGGTTTTGAATAAGCAGCTTAAGAGATTCTGATTCGTCCAGATCATTCAATCTCTCAAATTCAATGCCTTCCTTATTGCAAAGTCTTTTAAATAAGAGAGGTTGATGTGTGTAAACATAAGCGATTCCTCCGCTCATCCCTGCAGCAAAGTTCTTACCTGTATCTCCTAATACAACAACACGGCCGCCTGTCATATATTCACAGCCATGATCTCCGATTCCTTCGACGACAATATCAGCACCGCTGTTTCTAACTGCAAATCTTTCACCGGCAAGTCCGTTAATATATGCTTCACCGCTCGTTGCACCATAGAAAGCAACATTGCCGATGATCACATTGTCATCTGCTAAATAATCACTTGTTTTTGGTGGAGCAACGATCATCTTCCCGCCTGAAAGTCCTTTACCGAAATAGTCATTGCTATCTCCGTTTAAATATAAGCTCATACCGCGTGGTACAAATGCACCGAAGCTTTGACCAGCTGAACCGTTAAATGTAAGAGTAACTGTATCTTCTGGCAGTCCCTCTTCACCATATCGTTTCGTGATTTCACTACCAGCAATCGTTCCTGCAACACGGTTTGTATTTTTAATAGGAAGATTCAATGACACAGGCTTTTTCTCTTCTAATGCCGTACTTAAAATTGGTAGGATCTCTTTAATATCTAAAGATTGTTCGATTTTGTGATCTTGTTTCGTCTGGCATGTTCTAACACCCTGAGCTTGATAAAGCAGCTTAGTTAGATCCAAGTGTTTCGCCTTCCAATGGTTCTTTGCACGTTCGCCAACCGTTAACACATCAGTACGGCCTACCATTTCTTCGACTGTTCTAAAGCCAAGTAATGCCATGATTTCACGAATTTCTTCGGCTACAAATTTCATATAATTCACAACGTGATCAGGGTCACCCATAAACTTCTTTCTCAACTCAGGGTTTTGAGTGGCAACACCTACCGGACAAGTATCTAAATGACATGCACGCATCATTACACAGCCTAATACAACAAGCGGGGCAGTTGCGAATCCGTATTCTTCAGCACCTAAGAGGGCTGCAAGAACTACGTCTTTACCAGTCATTAGTTTTCCATCAGTTTCCAGCGTTACACGTTCTCTAAGACCATTTAGCATCAGTGTTTGATGTGTTTCAGCAAGACCCAGCTCCCACGGAAGCCCAGTATGCTTAATACTTGTTTTTGGAGATGCACCAGTTCCTCCATCATAGCCGCTGATTACAATAACATCTGCTGCACCTTTTGCCACACCAGCTGCAATTGTACCAACACCTGATTTTGAAACGAGTTTTACACTGATTCTTGCTTCACGGTTAGCGTTTTTAAGATCGTGTATAAGTTGAGCGATATCTTCAATTGAATAAATATCATGATGCGGAGGAGGCGAAATAAGTCCTACTCCCGGAGTCGAACCTCGAACATCTGCAACCCATGGATACACCTTATTTCCAGGGAGCTGTCCGCCTTCACCAGGTTTCGCACCTTGAGCCATCTTAATCTGAAGTTCATCTGCGTTCACAAGATAATGACTCTTAACACCGAATCTTCCAGACGCAACTTGTTTAATAGCGCTTCGTCGATTATTGCCTTTCTCGTCAGGAATAAATCGATTAGGATCTTCTCCACCTTCACCGCTGTTGCTTTTTCCGCCTAATCGGTTCATTGCAATTGCAAGTGACTCGTGAGCTTCTTGGCTTAATGATCCGAATGACATAGCCCCTGTCTTAAATCGTTTAACGATCTCTTCAACAGGTTCGACTTCCTCAAGTGGTATGCTTTTCACATCAGATTTGAACGAAAACAAATTTCTTAAAAACGTCGTACGTTCATCGTCAGCAAGTTTTGAAAATGTTTTAAATAGAGAATAATCATTTTTTCGGCAAGCCCACTGTAAAGTGTGTATTGTTTTTGGATTAAATGCATGATGCTCTCCAGTGCTTCTCCATTGAAAATCACTTCCTGATTCAAGTGTATCTTCAATTGTCTCTACAAAGCCTTGCTGATGTCTTAATTGTGCTTCTTTCTCAATTTCTTTAAGTGTAATTCCATTAATTTGAGAAGCGGTAGCTGGAAAATATCGATCGATAACTTCTTTGCCGATTCCGACTGCCTCAAAGATTTGAGCTCCACGGTAACTTTGGACCGTTGAAATTCCCATCTTAGACATCACTTTTACAATGCCGTCTGTAACACCTTTTTTATACTTGCTTATCGTTTCTTGAAGAGAAAGATTAATGTGGCCATCTTTAATTGCCTCTTCGTAAGTTTTGTAAGTTAAATAAGGATGAATAGCGTCAGCGCCATATCCAATTAAAGCCGCAAAGTGGTGAACTTCTCGTACTTCGCCTGATTCAACTATTAAGCTTACTTTTGTTCGCAAACCTTGTTGAACAAGGAAATGGTGCAGTGAACTTACTGCTAGTAAAACAGGAATTGGCGAGTTTGATTGGGTCATTTCACGATCAGATAAAATGAGTAATGAAGCTCCATCAAAAATTGCTTTTTCTGCTTCTTGATGAAAGGAAATAATCGTATTATCTAAATCTTCTGAAAAAAGAGTGTGTAAGATAGCTGTTTTAAAATCAGAAATATCGTTCTTTTTTATTTGATCGAATTCATTTGTTGTTAATACTGGTGAGTCCAATTGTATTCTGCGTGCGTTCTGTGGACCAGGGTGAAGCAGATTTCCCTCTGCACCTAATAATGTCATTGTTGAAGTAACAATTTTTTCCCGGATAGCATCAATCGGCGGATTTGTTACTTGAGCAAATAATTGTTTGAAATAGTTAAAAAGCGATTGTGGTCTGTCGGATAAAACGGCTAACGGTGTATCGTTCCCCATTGAACCAATCGGGTCTTTACCTTCTGTAATTACCGGAAGCAAATATTTATGAATATCTTCATACGTATATCCGAAGGCTTTTTGTCTTTTTCGGATCTCATCCAGGTGAATAGTTGACTCTTCTGCTTCATCATCTAAGTGGAGAAGCCCGTTTGTAAGCCAAGCGTCATAAGGATGTTCACCTGCCATTTCCGTTTTAATCTCATTGTCAGTAATGATGCGTCCTTCTTCTAAATCAATAAGGAGCATACGACCTGGACTCAAACGTTCTTTGTAAAGTACGTTTTCCTCAGCAACGTCTATTACACCTACTTCTGATGAAAAGATAATATAATCATCTTTCGTTACATAATATCTCGCAGGACGCAATCCGTTTCGATCCAAAATCGCCCCGATTTGTTTTCCGTTTGTAAATGATATAGCTGTCGGTCCATCCCATGGCTCCATTAAGCAGCTATGGAATTCGTAAAAAGCACGCCTATCTTGTTCTAAATGCGGGTTTTCACTCCATGGTTCAGGAATCATCATCATAGCTGTATGTGAAGGCTTTCTGCCCGCAAGTACTAGAAACTCAAATGCCTGGTCTAAAATGGACGAGTCACTTCCGTCAGCATCTAAGATTGGCAGCAGCTTGTCGATATCATCTCCAAATGCTTCAGAAACAAATTGTTTTTCACGTGCTTTCATCCAATTCATATTTCCTTGAAGGGTGTTAATCTCACCATTATGGATGAGATAACGGTTTGGATGTGCGCGTTCCCAAGTCGGGAACGTGTTTGTGCTAAAACGGGAATGCACTAAAGCGAATGGGGACACAAAATCCTCATCTTGCAAGTCCAGATAAAATGCATCTACTTGTTCTGGCGTAAGGAGCCCTTTATAGACAATGGTTTGAGAAGATAGACTTGCAAAATAAGTTTGAAGTCCATTCTTTCGCGCCCAATGTTCTGCTTGTTTACGGATAACGAACAATTTACGTTCAAAAACAAGTTCGTCTGTAATAGAGTCATTACATGCTATGAAAACTTGTTTGACAACTGGACAGGTTTTTTGAGCTTTTTCACCGATCGATTCTGTTGCAACGGGAACGGTTCTCCATTCAATTAATGTCTGTCCTTCTTGTTGAATAAAATAATTAATTTGCTTTTCGAGTGTTTGTTGTGCCTCTTTGTCTTTTGGAAAGAAGATCATGCCCACTCCATAACGTCCTTTTGCAGGAAGTTGTTTTTTTAATACTTTATTAAAAAAACGGTGGGGTAATTTTGTCATTAAGCCAGCACCATCACCTGTTAATGGATCACTTCCTTGTCCTCCGCGGTGATCTAGCTGGCATAGCATATGAAGTCCTTGTTTTACTATTTGATGGGTAGCATGCCCTTTTAGATGAGCGTATAGACCAATACCACAAGCATCATGTTCGAATTGTGGCTGGTATAGTCCCTGTGGCTTTGGTAAATGACTGAATGTCATCGGTTACTCCCCCTTCACGTTTTAAACTTAATGTTCAAAACTTTCTTTCATTTAGTTTAGGTTTTATAATTAATCTAAACAATATATAATTTAGATTAAAATAATCTCGAATTGAGAATGATTAATAAAAGTAAAGGTGTTGACGATGAAATGGAGATTCGACAATTACAATATTTTATCGAAGTAGCAGAACGTGAACATGTATCTGAAGCAGCACTTGCCCTTCATGTCGCTCAATCAGCTGTAAGCCGACAAATTGCGAATTTAGAAACAGAGTTGGGTGTAGACCTTTTTGAACGAGAAGGGAGAAACATCAAGCTCTCTCCTGTAGGAAAATTATTCTTACAACATGCAAAATCCGCTATTAAAGCGATAGACCATGCAAAAAAGCAGATTGAAGAATACTTAGACCCTGAAAGAGGTACAATTAAAATCGGCTTTCCAACTAGCCTTGCAGGTCAACTGCTTCCAACTGTTGTTTCAGCCTTTAAAAGAGAGCATCCCCATATTGCTTTCCATTTAAGACAAGGTTCTTATCATTTTTTAACAGAAAGCGTTAAGAATGGTGATATTGATCTTGCGTTTCTTGGTCCAGTACCCAAAAATGACCCTGACTTAGAGGGGAATATTTTATTTACAGAAAAAATTTCAGCATTGTTACCCGATCAGCACCCATTATCAGATAAAAAAAGATTATTATTGAACGATTTAAGAAATGATGATTTTGTCCTGTTCCCCGAAGGATATATCTTACGAGAAGTAGTAGTGAATGCATGTAAGGAATCAGGCTTTTTACCTAAGATCGCTTGTGAAGGAGAGGATTTAGATGCGATCAAAGGGCTAGTTACTGCAGGTATGGGTGTAACACTTTTACCCGATAGTTCCATAAGTGAAACTAAACCGCGTTTTACCGTCAAAGTCCCTATTGAAATTCCGGATGTTAGAAGGACGGTTGGATTGATAACTCCCAGGGGGCGTGAATTAGCACCTGCTGAACAAGTTTTTTTTGAATTCGTAATTCACTTCTTTTCAGTGCTAGAACAATACAAATAAATTTATGAAGCAATGAGCACTGTTAAAATGATGGTGTTGAAAATCCTTGGAATTTAAACAACGGTGTTTAATAGAGACGAGTATTAAAAAAAGCTAACTTCTAAAGCCGAATTCGGCCTTAGAAGTTAGCTTAATTTTTTTAAGTTATTCAAGTGTCTTGTTTTTCGTTTGATTCACGCGCTGTTCCTGTGTATCTTGATTGGTTTTTTCATAATCCTCTGTGTCCTGCCCCATACCTTTTAAAAATTGAAGCAGCAAAGTGATCGATTTATTGATTTCTGGATCTTTCAGGGACCGTACTATGTCTAAATAACCTGTTTTTTCCTCAGTATCTTTATGTTCTGCAATGCGGGCAATACCGGAATTGAATTTTAATAAAAACGGCTCTAATTGTTTTACATTGATCATGCCTAATGAACCTGATAACAATAGGAGGTTTTTAAGCGTATTTGTGTTTTCTGGTTTATCCATTGCTTTAATGGCAATTTCCAACACTTTGTCACCCTGACCAAATAACCCGTTAAGCAATGAAAGGATTCCTTTATCTTGCATGTGGTTCATGATTTCAAGGGTTTGCAAAATTGCGTCTTTATTTTTTATTAAAGCATTTTCTACTTCTAGCAAATCATTTTTTCGCTTTTGTTCCTCTGTCACAGGTATTTTATGAACGTTCTTAATCGCTTTAGCCATGTTGGTTTCGCTCCTTCTTCACAACATCTCCAGGGAAGATATAGTCTTTGCGAGCCCATTTTTTATCCACTTCTACCCCAATTTGCGGTTGCGGATTCCCATATCTGAAGTTTATTTTTGGAAGAGGGTTAACCCCTTCTACCTGCAGGATTTCAAGCTTCGCGCTCGTTTCCTTATATGCAGGTGTATCCGTATCTTTATCAGAGTGGCTACTTGTCAGTAAATTAATCGAAGCTTCTCCGCTGTCGTTCATTGGCAGGTAAACTTCTTTCCCTTTAACTCTGTCAGTTATCAAACAGTGAACTTTTACACTTCCATAAGGAGAAGATAAGCGTACGAGCGTTCCATCTTTAATTCCCCTCTCATCAGCGAGAACTCTCGAAATCTCCAGAAAGGTATTTGGTGTCTTAGATGTAATTCCCTCAGACTTATAGGTCATATTTCCTTCATGAAAGTGTTCTAACAGCCTTCCATTGTTCACATGGATATCGTACTCTTCACCAAATTCCTTCGGCTCAGTCCAATCGACTGGAAATAATTTCGCTTTTCGATCGTCAAATGGAAATCCTTTTGTGAAGAGAACGGGTGTATCCGTTCCATCTGGAGCCACTGGCCATTGAAGACTGTTATATCCTTCTAATCTTTCATAAGAAACACCGGCGAATAATGGTGCTAATTGTGCAGCTTCAGCCATTATGTCACTTGGATGTGTGTAATTCCATCCAGCACCCAAACGGTTCGCTATTTCTTGAATGATTTTCCAGTCAGGTTTTGAATCGCCAAGAGGTTCAAGTACCTGATACAGCCTTTGGATTCGTCGTTCAGTGTTCGTAAATGTCCCTTCTTTTTCAAGACTTGGACTTGCAGGCAGCACCACATCGGCAAATTCAGCTGTTCTCGTTAAAAACAAATCTTGTACAACAAAAAAATCTAGTTTTTCGTATGCAGCATGGACGTGGTTAATGTTCGAATCTACAATCCCCATGTCTTCTCCTTTTAAATACATGGCTTTCACATTTCCATCCATAATTCCTTGAACCATTTCATGATTGTTTAGACCCGGTTCCTCAGGAATTTTTACACCCCATGCTTGTTCGTATTTTGCTCTTACTTTTTCATCTGCTACTTTTTCATAAGAAGGCAAACGGTCAGGCATGCTTCCAAAATCACTTGCGCCTTGAACGTTATTATGACCTCGAAGCGGATAAGAACCAACGCCTGGACGACCATAGTTCCCTGTTACAAGCAATAGATTTGAAATTGCCGTGCTTGTATCACTGCCGCCCATATGCTGTGTGACACCCATAGCCCAAAGAATACATACACTTTTTGATTTAGAAATTGTTTCAGCAATATGAATCATAGATTCTTGAGAAAGACCAGTTGTCGCTTCTGCATACTCAAGCGTGAATTTTTCAAGATTTTGTGTGAATTCTTTTAAACCATTTACATGTTTACTTAAAAATTCATGGTCTGCCCATCCTTTATCCAGGATATATTTTGTAACTGCAGACAGCCATACCAAATCAGAACCTGCCCGGGGCTGTATAAAGAGATCTGCACGATCTGCCATTTCATGCTTGCGCAGGTCTGCTACGATTAGCTTTTGATTGTGCAATTTGTGAGAGCGTTTAATTCGTGTTGCCAAAACCGGATGAGATTCAGAAGTGTTAGAACCTATGACAATAATAAGTTCTGACTTCTCGATATCCTTAATGGATCCTGAATCTCCACCGTGCCCAACGGTTCTAAACAGCCCCATAGTGGCTGGTGTTTGACAATAACGAGAGCAGTTATCAATATTATTTGTACCAATAACAGCTCGAGCTAACTTTTGCATCAAATAGGATTCTTCATTCGTACATTTTGATGAACTGATAAATGTTAAAGCTTGTGATCCATATTGAGTTTTTATTTCGGTAAACTTAGCAGCGATCAGATTTAAGGCTTCATCCCAAGAAGCTTCCCTAAATGAATTTCCTTCACGTATTAATGGTTTTGTTAATCGTTCTTCACTATTAACATAATCCCAACCAAATTTTCCTTTTATACATGTGGAAATTCCATTAGCAGGTGCATCAATTGTGGGTTCAATTTTTAATATTTTTCTTTCCTTTGTCCATACGTCAAAACTGCATCCTACCCCACAAAATGTGCATACAGTTTTCGTCTTTTTAATGCGTTGTTCACGCATCGCTGATTCCATATCCGAAATTGCCAAGATTGATCCGTATCCTGTCTCTACACCCTTTGTAATTTCAATCATTGGACGCAGTGTTTCTCTGTTGATTCCAGTCATATATCCTGCTTCGCCCTCCATACCTTTTTCCATCATGGCATTACAAGGACAAACAGTAGAACAGTGTCCGCATGAAACACAAGATGATTCATTGATAGGAACGTCTTTGTCCCAAATTACACGTGGCCTTTCTCGCTCCCAATCAATTGACAAGGTTTCAGTCACTTGAACATCCTGACAGGCTTCTACACAGCGACCGCACAATATACACTGATCAGGGTCATACCTGTAAAAGGGGTTTGAACGATCCACTTCATATGGTTTGTGATCAAACGGAATACTTTGATGATTAATTTTCATCTCTTTTACGGTGTTATGTACTTCGCAGGTGCCATTGTTATAATCGCAAACCGTACAATAGAGTTCATGGTTAAAAAGTATCCTGTCCATCCCAATCACTTGAGCTTCTATTACTTCATCTGAACAGGTATCAACTTCATCGCCTTCTTTTAACTTTGTTGAACATGCCCTAACAAATTCACCGTTTATTTTTACAATACATGTGTCGCAAGTTTCAATAGGTCCTAGACTTGGATGATAGCAAACGTGGGGTACCTGTGTTGCCGTATTAGATAGAAGATTTAAAATGGTTTGCTTATCTTTTGCTTTTACTTCTGAGCCATTAATTTTTACAAAATAAGGTTCTGACAATTCTTTCACCCTTTCAAACTGTTATAAATATACAAATAATTCAGTCATTAATTTTTCGTTCCCTTATCGTTTTCTCCCTAAACAATTCATCATAATCATGACAAAACAAAAAACGCTCGTAATGAGCGTTTATATTAATTATTCTAAATCTATTTCGATTAGATCATAAGATGTGACAATTCCTAGTGGTTTTTCATTTTCACTGCCATTTAATGTAATAATGATCGCTTCGAGTTTTTTGCCATCTTTATGGAAGTTTTCGAAAATTTCTTCTGCTTTAAAAATACTGGATGTTTTAGATATAAAAGCAACTAGCTGCTTTTCTTCTCTGTTGGCGATATCAGAAATTTTTGCGTTATTTAAATCAATAACTTGATCGGCAAGACGGTCAGTAAGCCAATTTAAAATGTATGTAGCTGTTAATAACCATAGATATTCTCCTTTTTCATTGTAAACTGGAAACCGCGAATATGAGGTTTCGCGAATACAGCTCAGTACATCTGCTAGACAGTCATTTTCTTTAAAATGATGAACATTTTTGGTTGCAATATTAAGTGCGATCTCAGGTTTCATAAAATAACCTGCAACTTTCTCTATTCTTTCTACGATATCTAAATGTGGCTCAGCGATGTAAAAATCATGATCTACTTTTTCATGTACAATTGCATTTCTGAGTTTGGCGAATTGACAAAGCTCATTATAGAACGAACGAATGAGGGAATGTTTTTTCATACCATTTTCTACCAATTGCTTAAATCTATCATCACAAGTATCTTTGACTTTTTCAATTAAACATTTATGAATTTGATTGAATGCAATTTCAAACCTGTCGGATAAAGAATTTTCACTTTTTGTCTTCATCTTGGCTACAACCATTTTTCTATCTCTCCTTATTATTTGAGCTACCCTCTTACTACCCTTAAATAATAAGAACATAAACGTAAATAAAAAAACCTGCTCTAATACGAACAGGTTTTACATTCTAGTTCTTTATAAAATTATAGCAAACAAAGGATTCCGTTTTCTGAAAACCCTCTTGTTCGTAGAGTTTAGCAGCTTGATCATTATCGGCATTTACACACAAAAATCCTTTTTCTAAGCCTTTTTCTTTCCCATAAGCCAAACAAGTTCTTAACAGTTGACGGCCAAGACCTTTACCTTGGTACTTTGGAATTATCGCTAAAGTATTTACAGTAGCATAATGACTTCCGTTGAAAAAATCTTTACCTGTTCGAACGACGCCGATTGGTTCACATTTGTGATAAAGAAGAAATATCCCATCTTCTAAGTAATCATCCCAATTTTGCATTTGTGCAGCTGTTTTAGGTGACATTGGAGTGAAACCGATAAGCTGTTTAAATCCTTCATTCCTCACTTTGCAAAAAATAGATTCATCTCTTCCGAATCTAAAGGTTTTTAAGGAATAATCTTCAGGAAAGATTGGAGGCAATAAAGTTAAATCGTCTCTTTCTAAGACAAATACATACCTTTCGATTTCAAAGCCGATAATTTTATAAGATTCATGTAATTTAATATGTTCTTCTTTTACAAATGCATAAATATAATCGCCAGCTTGAAGGTTGTTCATTATTTTATCTAATAAATGCTGATATATTTTTTGTTCGGATTTTTCACAAAAAAAGATGCGGAATCGAGCTTTTTTAGTAATTATATAGTCATGATCCAGAATTAATGAAACCGCACCAATAATCAGATTATCAGAATCCCTGATCACATATGCTGCTTCTTTCTCTGGACAGAACAACTCGAGTTCCTTGTCACTGAGATAAGAATCATCTAAATGGTTACGATGTTTTTTACAAAACAAAAGAAAATCCTTTTTGGTTGAGTCTGTTATCAGTTCGGTTTTCATGTACATTCCCCCAGTTAATTAACAAATCAGCAGCATATTTTATAATCAAATTGAGATCATTATCATTTTATAGAAGCCTCCTTGTTAATAACCTAAAGTTATTATAATGAATATTTTGAAAAAACAACACAAAAAAAGATGTGTTATTCATCACATCTTCTTTCTTTAATAACCTTTCCATTCAATTTTTCCACATTTATTATCTAAGTCTAATTCAATATCGAAATCGTGTTTTTCATAAAAATGAACGAGTCTATCTACATGATCCCAGTCCCGCTTTGCAATATCACCTTTAATGACTGGAACGTTATTATCTGCAGCAGTTTCTTTCAAGTATTGCATACAAATGGAACCATATCCTTTGTTTGATGGACCTTTAATATCTCCTATGTGAAGAGTGCGGTCATCTTTATAAATAGCATCAATTGAAAAATCCCATCCATCATATCTTGATTCACAGTCGTTCAGCATGATTTTGCATTGATCTAATTCTTCTGTTTTATAAACGATGACAAGATTATCTTCTTTTGTTTGGTCTACGCCAATCACATCGAAGTCTTTTGCGATTTGTTTCATGTCATTTTGCATTCTCAATAATTGAAAATCAAGTTCATTCCGATCGAGTTTCTGATCATCTTCTTTTTCAAGACCAAGTAATAGCAACGATCCCATCCCCCTTAAAACAAATTACTGAATCACACAGTTTTCCATTTTACTAAAGGGAAATGAAGATATCAAATGAAACTTTTTACCAATTTTTATAATGTGATAATATGGAATGATGTTTGCCTTTCCGTTAAGTAATGCATTTTATCACCCTTAAAACAAACCGATTCTTCCAAGTAAATAGGGATATCTTGCTGCCATTCAGATATATACGTACGAATGTTAAACTCTAAAGCATAACAAGTATTATTTTGAATAGTTAATTCCCCTTTAACTGGGACTTCTTCTTGTTTATCGTATAAACCAATAATTGGTCCGGCAGCGTGACAATGGGATCCTATAGGATGAGAGTAAAGCATCGCCTTAATTCCTTTATCTTCAGCTTTTTTCATCACATTTTTGAATAATTGATTTCCGCTCATTCCTGTTTTGCAAGTTTCAAAAAATAAATCTTCAAAGTCATTCCCAATTTGCAGCGCTTTATTTAAGCCTTCTGGTATATCGGTTTCATTTGGTTGTAAAACATATGCTAATTGCTGCGTATCTGTACATAAACCTAAGTATTCTATACCAAAATCCAAGTGAACGATATCCCCAGGAAGAATAGTACCTGTTATACGGTCAGCTTCTGCGTGTTTTCTTTGAATATCAACTGTGGGATAAAAAGAAGTTTTTAAGCCAAGATCTAACACTTTCTGCCTAATCCAGCTCACAACATCGTTTGTAGTTGTAACATGTGGTTTGATTACTTCTTTTGAAAGAGTCATTTTTACAATAGATTGAGTGATATTCGCCAAATCTTTGTACTTATCGAGTTCTGATTCTGTTCTAAGCTGTAGCCAGTCGAGTGCAATCGATTCTGATGAGATTATTTTCTTTGCATGAACACGACCGATCGTATTTAAAAGTGTTTCATAAAAAGAATGACTTAAACCATCACAAAATGCATAATGAGAAGATTTATTGACGGCAATGTTATCGGGAGAATAGGAATCCATTATTTCACGCAGCGCTTCGAACGCGCTCTCTCCAGTTTTGATTGGAAAACATGTATAAAATGGTTCAAATTCTTTATTGGGATGAATAACAAAGCGGTTAATTTCTCCTTTCTTAT
Protein-coding sequences here:
- a CDS encoding GNAT family N-acetyltransferase is translated as MKTELITDSTKKDFLLFCKKHRNHLDDSYLSDKELELFCPEKEAAYVIRDSDNLIIGAVSLILDHDYIITKKARFRIFFCEKSEQKIYQHLLDKIMNNLQAGDYIYAFVKEEHIKLHESYKIIGFEIERYVFVLERDDLTLLPPIFPEDYSLKTFRFGRDESIFCKVRNEGFKQLIGFTPMSPKTAAQMQNWDDYLEDGIFLLYHKCEPIGVVRTGKDFFNGSHYATVNTLAIIPKYQGKGLGRQLLRTCLAYGKEKGLEKGFLCVNADNDQAAKLYEQEGFQKTESFVCYNFIKN
- a CDS encoding CBS domain-containing protein → MVVAKMKTKSENSLSDRFEIAFNQIHKCLIEKVKDTCDDRFKQLVENGMKKHSLIRSFYNELCQFAKLRNAIVHEKVDHDFYIAEPHLDIVERIEKVAGYFMKPEIALNIATKNVHHFKENDCLADVLSCIRETSYSRFPVYNEKGEYLWLLTATYILNWLTDRLADQVIDLNNAKISDIANREEKQLVAFISKTSSIFKAEEIFENFHKDGKKLEAIIITLNGSENEKPLGIVTSYDLIEIDLE
- a CDS encoding M24 family metallopeptidase; translated protein: MKVETINHITILTLAERDKLKDQWLLNRLQLLLPSLMQKHGLDMWITIGREYNEDPIGLTFFPSAIDSSRRLTIFVFVKDKKGEINRFVIHPNKEFEPFYTCFPIKTGESAFEALREIMDSYSPDNIAVNKSSHYAFCDGLSHSFYETLLNTIGRVHAKKIISSESIALDWLQLRTESELDKYKDLANITQSIVKMTLSKEVIKPHVTTTNDVVSWIRQKVLDLGLKTSFYPTVDIQRKHAEADRITGTILPGDIVHLDFGIEYLGLCTDTQQLAYVLQPNETDIPEGLNKALQIGNDFEDLFFETCKTGMSGNQLFKNVMKKAEDKGIKAMLYSHPIGSHCHAAGPIIGLYDKQEEVPVKGELTIQNNTCYALEFNIRTYISEWQQDIPIYLEESVCFKGDKMHYLTERQTSFHIITL